Proteins encoded within one genomic window of Papio anubis isolate 15944 chromosome X, Panubis1.0, whole genome shotgun sequence:
- the LOC101023876 gene encoding putative G antigen family E member 3 isoform X2 yields MSEHVRTRSQSSERGNDRESSQPVESVIVQQPAEEKRQEEEPPNENQGIAPSGEIENEGTPAVQGPDVEAFQQELALLKIEDEPGDGPDVREGTLPTFDPTKVLEAGDGQP; encoded by the exons ATGAGTGAGCATGTAAGAACAAGATCCCAATCCTCAGAAAGAGGAAATGACCGAGAGTCTTCCCAGCCGGTTGAATCTGTGATT GTCCAGCAGCCCGCTGAGGAAAAACGTCAAGAAGAGGAACCACCAAATGAAAATCAGGGTATTGCACCTAGTGGGGAGATTGAAAATGAAGGAACACCTGCTGTTCAAG gGCCTGACGTGGAAGCTTTTCAACAGGAATTGGCTCTGCTTAAGATAGAGGATGAGCCTGGAGATGGTCCTGATGTCAGGGAGGGGACTCTGCCCACTTTTGATCCCACTAAAGTGCTGGAAGCAG gtGATGGGCAACCTTAG
- the LOC101023876 gene encoding putative G antigen family E member 3 isoform X1 → MSEHVRTRSQSSERGNDRESSQPVESVIVQQPAEEKRQEEEPPNENQGIAPSGEIENEGTPAVQGPDVEAFQQELALLKIEDEPGDGPDVREGTLPTFDPTKVLEAGDAQP, encoded by the exons ATGAGTGAGCATGTAAGAACAAGATCCCAATCCTCAGAAAGAGGAAATGACCGAGAGTCTTCCCAGCCGGTTGAATCTGTGATT GTCCAGCAGCCCGCTGAGGAAAAACGTCAAGAAGAGGAACCACCAAATGAAAATCAGGGTATTGCACCTAGTGGGGAGATTGAAAATGAAGGAACACCTGCTGTTCAAG gGCCTGACGTGGAAGCTTTTCAACAGGAATTGGCTCTGCTTAAGATAGAGGATGAGCCTGGAGATGGTCCTGATGTCAGGGAGGGGACTCTGCCCACTTTTGATCCCACTAAAGTGCTGGAAGCAG gTGATGCGCAACCATAG